In one window of Deinococcus misasensis DSM 22328 DNA:
- a CDS encoding cation:proton antiporter — protein sequence MPYAEGLKHFVESLGALGELGLIGLGLWLSGLLAQLLRLPALLGYIGLGFICGPMGPFPIIYPSEITAALSEIGVVLLMFFIGLEFSLKRFLEARGTIVKSGLWDLLNLPLGFLAGLALGFSLWQCIFLAGITYVSSSGVIIRMLTERKQVALPEAERTLGVLIFEDLAMILYLGTLSVFTGGNVWQKLLGVVTFGVIYVVLLRFGRPFLERILEGQSREQLVLLMLGGVAMFAAMAHLLSFPDAVAAFLLGALVGELSRMHDIEEVLTPWRDVAVGAFFLGFGLKVEALALLGSLLVAVPLVLFTSFTKSITGFLAGRATGLSLRAAVGHGLMLLPRGEFSLVIAGLAVSSPLMTQLQKQDLYELTSAYVLVSILLGVLVSAYHIPLTRWFAERKLLQKLEST from the coding sequence TTGCCTTACGCAGAAGGATTGAAACATTTTGTGGAATCGCTGGGCGCACTGGGCGAACTCGGGTTGATCGGACTGGGTTTGTGGCTGAGTGGCCTGCTTGCACAGCTTTTGAGGCTCCCGGCTTTGCTGGGATACATCGGACTGGGGTTCATTTGCGGTCCGATGGGGCCTTTTCCCATCATTTACCCTTCGGAAATCACTGCTGCCCTGTCAGAAATCGGTGTGGTCCTCCTGATGTTTTTCATCGGACTGGAATTCTCGCTGAAAAGGTTTCTGGAGGCCAGAGGCACCATCGTCAAATCGGGCCTGTGGGACCTCCTGAACCTGCCTCTGGGCTTTTTGGCAGGTCTGGCTCTGGGTTTCAGTTTGTGGCAGTGCATTTTTCTGGCGGGCATCACCTACGTCAGCAGTTCAGGGGTGATCATCCGCATGCTGACCGAACGCAAACAGGTGGCCTTGCCCGAGGCCGAACGCACCCTCGGGGTTCTGATTTTTGAGGACCTTGCCATGATCCTGTATCTGGGCACCCTGAGCGTGTTCACCGGCGGAAACGTCTGGCAGAAACTGCTGGGCGTGGTCACCTTCGGGGTGATTTATGTGGTGCTGCTGCGCTTCGGACGGCCTTTTCTGGAAAGGATTCTGGAAGGGCAATCCAGAGAGCAACTGGTGCTCCTGATGCTTGGAGGGGTTGCGATGTTTGCGGCCATGGCACACCTGCTGTCTTTTCCAGACGCGGTTGCAGCGTTCTTGCTGGGTGCTCTGGTCGGTGAGTTGTCCCGCATGCACGACATTGAAGAGGTCCTGACCCCGTGGCGGGATGTGGCGGTTGGGGCGTTCTTTCTGGGTTTCGGCCTGAAGGTGGAGGCTCTGGCTTTGCTGGGCAGTTTGCTGGTGGCGGTTCCTCTGGTGCTGTTCACCAGTTTCACCAAAAGCATCACAGGGTTTCTGGCCGGGCGTGCCACCGGACTTTCTTTGCGTGCAGCGGTGGGACACGGTTTGATGCTGCTTCCCAGAGGTGAATTCAGTCTGGTGATTGCGGGTCTTGCGGTCAGCAGTCCCCTCATGACCCAACTGCAAAAACAGGACCTGTACGAGCTCACCAGTGCTTACGTGCTGGTCAGCATCCTGCTCGGGGTTCTGGTGAGTGCATACCACATTCCACTCACCCGCTGGTTTGCAGAAAGGAAACTCTTGCAAAAGCTGGAATCCACCTGA
- a CDS encoding cation:proton antiporter regulatory subunit, with the protein MVEVIESTLPGVGRKYVMKLRTGGSVTVISKPDGTREMYHFKGKDDIPCDTVHFNPEEAQQFATLLGANFARPALKEEIELVLGKLQLEWITLEEGSSSIGHSLGALNLRALTGASVIAIMRGEEAVPNPQVSEVLQLGDTLVLIGNDLQIKKASVLLM; encoded by the coding sequence ATGGTCGAAGTCATCGAAAGCACCCTGCCCGGCGTGGGCCGCAAATACGTCATGAAACTGCGCACTGGAGGCAGCGTCACCGTGATCTCCAAGCCCGACGGAACACGGGAAATGTACCACTTCAAAGGCAAAGACGACATCCCCTGCGACACCGTGCACTTCAATCCAGAGGAAGCCCAGCAGTTTGCCACCCTGCTCGGGGCCAACTTTGCCCGCCCTGCCCTGAAAGAGGAAATCGAACTGGTGCTGGGCAAACTGCAACTGGAATGGATCACCCTTGAAGAAGGTTCCAGTTCCATCGGTCATTCTCTGGGAGCGCTGAATTTGCGTGCCCTGACCGGAGCCAGCGTGATTGCCATCATGCGTGGCGAGGAGGCCGTTCCCAACCCCCAGGTGTCTGAAGTCCTGCAACTGGGCGACACCCTTGTTTTGATTGGCAATGACCTGCAAATCAAAAAAGCCTCTGTGCTCTTGATGTAA
- a CDS encoding GrpB family protein, protein MGDSQCLKRVKWTVQLSDALGMLYNQSMPSSRKNSPVEIVEYDPEWHNEYQHLAQQLHQVLQGLVLSIEHVGSTSVVGLAAKPVVDIDVILSSRLKLPEVIRRLTALGYVHVGNQQVPGREVFKQERVKKHHLYVCSVDTPNLHNHLIFRDYLRAHPEEAQAYGALKKQLASVLGHDREAYSLGKTEFVQRILALAEEEYGFARFQPTQDSSPTR, encoded by the coding sequence ATGGGTGATTCACAGTGCCTGAAAAGGGTGAAGTGGACGGTTCAACTGTCAGATGCTTTGGGTATGCTGTACAACCAGAGCATGCCTTCATCCCGGAAAAACAGTCCTGTTGAAATCGTGGAATACGATCCAGAGTGGCACAACGAATACCAACATCTGGCCCAACAACTCCATCAGGTGCTTCAGGGTCTGGTCCTGAGCATCGAGCATGTGGGCAGCACCAGTGTGGTGGGCCTTGCTGCAAAGCCCGTTGTGGACATTGATGTGATTTTGTCTTCGCGTTTGAAACTGCCCGAGGTGATTCGGCGGCTCACGGCTCTGGGGTATGTGCATGTGGGAAATCAACAGGTGCCGGGCAGAGAGGTTTTCAAGCAGGAAAGGGTCAAAAAGCATCACCTGTACGTGTGTTCTGTAGACACGCCCAATTTGCACAACCACCTGATTTTCCGGGATTATTTGCGGGCACATCCCGAAGAAGCTCAGGCTTATGGAGCCCTCAAAAAACAACTTGCCTCTGTGCTGGGTCATGACCGTGAAGCCTACAGCCTTGGCAAAACAGAGTTTGTCCAGCGCATTCTGGCTCTGGCTGAAGAAGAATATGGTTTTGCACGGTTCCAACCCACGCAGGATTCCAGCCCAACAAGGTGA